In Acidimicrobiales bacterium, a single window of DNA contains:
- a CDS encoding glycogen debranching N-terminal domain-containing protein yields the protein MADPWTSQVSVSLGGPGDRVTLVEGSAFVICSPGGEMHPDVAHGFFFRDTRFLSRWSLRINGEVPESLARSTPDPYSATFVARTHPKPGRADSNLMIERRRYVGRGMREDLIIRNFGEEPAYCAVELTYGADFVDLFAVKEGRATGQGDLAPDHVDGEIAFQHKNGSRRRSLRISFSEPAALDGTAARWEIIIPSRGSWNLCQQFSCGIDLDEIEPRWLCGQPIGRAKPAERMAAWRRSVPVVDTEHDGLRTVLNRGAEDLGALRIFDPEFPERTVVAAGAPWFMTLFGRDSLITAWMALLVDPELALGTLQTLARFQGTDVRPGNEEEPGRILHEMRFGEASSLSLGGGTIYYGTADATPLFVMLLGELRRWGLAREAVDELLPHADRAIEWMQKFGDRDGDGYIEYQRTSDRGLRNQGWKDSHDAIQFADGRLADPPIALAEVQGYTYGAYLARAFFAAEQGDSALATELRSRAAELKAAFNRDFWIEDKGWLAMGLDRDKKQIDALASNIGHCLWTGILDAEKADIVARKLVGPDLFSGWGVRTLGASMCGYNPISYHCGSVWPHDNAIIAAGLMRYGHVKEAHRVIMSMIDAAVAQGGRLPELFSGLDRMELPLVVSYPTSSSPQAWAAASPLLMLRTLLRLDPWVPRGKVWLHPAVPEQIGRLRVGRIPLAGARVTVEVEGDQVSVDGLPDDLELVDAPRHPLTGS from the coding sequence ATGGCCGATCCCTGGACATCGCAGGTAAGCGTGTCGCTCGGCGGACCCGGTGACCGTGTGACCCTCGTTGAGGGTTCGGCCTTCGTGATCTGCTCCCCCGGCGGCGAGATGCACCCGGATGTGGCTCACGGGTTCTTCTTCCGCGACACCCGGTTTTTGTCCCGCTGGTCCCTCCGGATCAACGGCGAGGTACCGGAATCGCTGGCGAGGTCGACGCCCGACCCCTACTCGGCGACGTTCGTCGCCCGCACCCATCCCAAGCCGGGCAGAGCGGACTCCAACCTGATGATCGAGCGCCGGCGCTACGTGGGGCGCGGGATGCGGGAGGACCTGATCATCCGGAACTTCGGCGAGGAGCCTGCGTACTGCGCGGTCGAGCTCACCTACGGGGCGGACTTCGTCGACCTCTTCGCCGTCAAGGAAGGACGAGCAACGGGTCAGGGAGACCTGGCGCCCGACCACGTAGACGGCGAGATCGCCTTCCAGCACAAGAACGGGTCACGTCGCCGTTCGCTGCGGATCTCCTTCTCCGAGCCTGCCGCCCTCGACGGCACCGCCGCCAGGTGGGAGATCATCATCCCCTCCCGCGGGTCCTGGAATCTCTGCCAGCAGTTCTCCTGCGGGATCGACCTGGACGAGATCGAGCCCCGCTGGCTCTGTGGTCAGCCGATCGGCCGGGCGAAGCCCGCGGAACGCATGGCGGCGTGGCGCAGGAGCGTCCCGGTCGTCGACACGGAACACGACGGGTTGCGCACCGTATTGAACCGGGGGGCCGAGGACCTCGGAGCCCTCCGAATCTTCGACCCAGAGTTCCCGGAGAGAACGGTGGTGGCCGCTGGCGCCCCCTGGTTCATGACCCTTTTCGGCCGGGACTCGCTGATCACCGCCTGGATGGCGCTTCTCGTGGATCCCGAGCTGGCCCTCGGCACCCTTCAAACCCTCGCCCGCTTTCAGGGCACCGACGTTCGCCCCGGTAACGAGGAGGAACCTGGGCGGATCCTTCATGAGATGCGATTCGGCGAGGCGTCGTCGCTCTCCCTCGGCGGTGGAACGATCTACTACGGAACCGCCGACGCGACGCCCCTTTTCGTCATGCTCCTCGGGGAGCTGCGTCGGTGGGGGCTCGCCCGCGAGGCGGTGGACGAGTTGTTGCCTCACGCCGACCGAGCGATCGAATGGATGCAGAAGTTCGGTGACCGCGACGGTGACGGTTACATCGAGTACCAGCGAACATCCGACCGCGGGCTCAGGAACCAGGGCTGGAAGGACTCCCACGACGCGATCCAGTTCGCCGACGGGCGGCTCGCCGACCCGCCGATCGCATTGGCGGAGGTTCAGGGCTACACCTACGGCGCGTATCTCGCCCGGGCTTTCTTCGCGGCCGAGCAGGGCGACAGCGCGCTGGCAACCGAGTTGAGGTCCCGGGCCGCCGAGCTCAAGGCGGCGTTCAACCGGGACTTCTGGATCGAGGACAAGGGCTGGCTGGCCATGGGTCTTGACCGCGACAAGAAGCAGATCGACGCGCTCGCGTCGAACATTGGTCACTGCCTTTGGACCGGTATTCTCGATGCCGAAAAAGCCGACATCGTTGCGCGCAAGCTGGTCGGACCCGACCTCTTCAGCGGGTGGGGGGTGCGCACGTTAGGGGCCTCGATGTGCGGCTACAACCCGATCAGCTACCACTGTGGATCCGTCTGGCCCCACGACAACGCCATCATCGCCGCTGGCCTGATGCGATACGGCCACGTGAAGGAGGCGCACCGGGTGATCATGTCGATGATCGACGCCGCGGTCGCCCAGGGAGGCCGTCTGCCGGAGCTGTTCAGCGGGCTCGATCGCATGGAATTGCCGTTGGTTGTCTCGTACCCGACGTCCTCGTCGCCTCAGGCGTGGGCTGCCGCATCACCCCTGCTGATGCTGCGCACATTGTTGAGGCTCGACCCATGGGTTCCGCGCGGAAAGGTGTGGCTGCACCCGGCCGTGCCCGAGCAGATCGGTCGCCTCCGCGTCGGTCGGATCCCGCTCGCCGGCGCGCGGGTCACCGTCGAAGTCGAGGGCGACCAGGTTTCGGTCGACGGGCTGCCGGACGACCTCGAGCTGGTCGACGCGCCCCGCCACCCGCTGACCGGGTCGTAG
- the sufC gene encoding Fe-S cluster assembly ATPase SufC — protein sequence MAPPLFEVQDLHVSVDGNEILRGVDLVIDRGEIHALMGPNGSGKSTLANSLLGNPTYQVTRGKVLFKGEDVTDWPSDVRGKAGMFLAFQYPEEIPGVPVAQFLRQALSARRGADLSVLELRVSIMEWMKRLGMDPSFGDRYLNEGFSGGEKKRNEILQMAILEPDLAVLDETDSGLDIDALGVVARGVTSVREARPELGVLLVTHYQRILDQLRPDVVHLLINGRIVESGGADLAVRLEEEGYEAWR from the coding sequence GTGGCCCCCCCGCTTTTCGAGGTGCAGGACCTTCACGTGTCCGTCGACGGTAACGAGATACTGCGCGGCGTCGACCTGGTGATCGACCGCGGCGAGATCCACGCGTTGATGGGCCCGAATGGTTCGGGCAAATCCACCCTGGCCAACTCACTGCTCGGGAACCCCACGTACCAGGTGACCAGGGGAAAGGTGCTCTTCAAAGGGGAAGACGTCACCGACTGGCCGAGCGACGTTCGCGGCAAGGCCGGCATGTTCCTCGCGTTCCAGTACCCCGAGGAGATCCCCGGAGTCCCTGTCGCGCAGTTCCTGCGCCAGGCGCTGTCGGCCCGCCGGGGCGCCGACCTGTCCGTGCTCGAGCTCCGAGTTTCGATCATGGAGTGGATGAAGCGGCTCGGCATGGACCCGTCCTTTGGAGACCGCTACCTCAACGAGGGCTTCTCCGGCGGGGAGAAGAAGCGAAACGAAATCCTTCAGATGGCGATCCTCGAGCCCGACCTGGCGGTGCTCGACGAGACCGACTCCGGTCTGGACATCGACGCGTTGGGGGTCGTGGCAAGGGGCGTGACCTCGGTGCGTGAAGCCCGGCCAGAGCTAGGGGTTCTGCTTGTCACGCACTACCAGCGGATCCTCGACCAGCTGCGCCCGGACGTGGTTCACCTTTTGATCAACGGGCGCATCGTCGAGAGCGGAGGTGCCGACCTGGCGGTCCGTCTCGAGGAGGAGGGATACGAAGCATGGCGCTAG
- a CDS encoding SufS family cysteine desulfurase — MALDVERIKKDFPILDRQIHGRRLVYLDSASSSQKPTSVIEAMSRYYETTHANVHRGVYTIAEEATRLFESARSSVARFIGARSANEVVFTKNITEGINLVAQSWGRANLKQGDVVVLTEMEHHANLVPWLILKEQLGIELRYLPLTDEGVLDLSDLEGTLAGARLLGVSAMSNVLGTINPIRDLADAAHAAGALILVDGAQQAPHLVTDVKAMDVDFFGLTGHKMLGPTGIGAIWARAEHLESMPPFLGGGEMIRDVRLDGFTSNDVPWKFEAGTPPIAEAVGLAVAIDYLNALGMESVRDHERSLTSYALSALKERHPGLDIYGPPDADRRGGVISFNYNDVHPHDLSQVLDEAGVCVRAGHHCAKPLMRKLGVGATARASFSVYNDEADVDELVEALSTADRLFG, encoded by the coding sequence ATGGCGCTAGACGTTGAGCGGATCAAGAAGGACTTCCCGATCCTCGACCGCCAGATCCACGGAAGACGCCTCGTCTATCTCGACTCCGCGTCGTCGTCGCAGAAGCCGACTTCGGTGATCGAGGCGATGTCGCGCTACTACGAGACGACCCACGCCAACGTCCATCGCGGCGTTTACACGATCGCCGAAGAGGCCACCCGGCTGTTCGAATCGGCCCGCTCATCCGTCGCCAGGTTCATCGGTGCTCGCTCCGCAAACGAGGTGGTTTTCACCAAGAACATCACCGAGGGAATCAACCTCGTAGCGCAGTCCTGGGGCCGGGCGAACCTGAAGCAGGGAGACGTGGTCGTCCTCACCGAGATGGAGCACCACGCCAACCTGGTGCCATGGCTGATCCTCAAAGAGCAGCTCGGCATCGAGCTTCGCTACCTCCCGCTCACCGACGAGGGCGTACTTGATCTGAGCGACCTGGAGGGGACCCTCGCGGGCGCAAGGCTGCTCGGGGTGAGCGCGATGTCGAACGTGCTCGGAACGATCAACCCGATCCGTGATCTCGCCGACGCCGCGCACGCAGCCGGCGCGCTGATCCTCGTCGACGGCGCGCAGCAGGCGCCTCACCTGGTCACTGACGTGAAGGCGATGGACGTCGACTTCTTCGGTCTCACCGGGCACAAGATGCTCGGCCCGACCGGGATAGGCGCCATCTGGGCGCGGGCTGAGCACCTCGAGTCGATGCCGCCGTTCCTCGGCGGGGGAGAGATGATCCGCGACGTTCGCCTCGACGGTTTCACATCCAACGACGTCCCGTGGAAGTTCGAGGCCGGAACCCCGCCGATCGCGGAAGCGGTCGGTCTCGCGGTTGCGATCGATTACCTGAACGCGCTCGGCATGGAGTCCGTGCGAGATCACGAGCGTTCGCTGACTTCGTACGCTCTGTCGGCGTTGAAGGAACGCCATCCGGGGCTTGATATCTACGGCCCTCCCGACGCCGACCGGCGCGGCGGGGTCATCTCGTTCAATTACAACGACGTCCATCCTCACGACCTGTCCCAGGTCCTCGACGAAGCCGGCGTGTGTGTACGGGCGGGACATCACTGCGCCAAGCCGCTCATGAGGAAACTGGGCGTGGGTGCGACTGCGCGGGCGTCGTTTTCCGTGTACAACGACGAGGCGGACGTGGACGAACTGGTCGAAGCATTGAGCACCGCCGACCGCCTGTTCGGTTGA
- a CDS encoding SUF system NifU family Fe-S cluster assembly protein, protein MSGLEDLYREIILDHYRNPRNRGELPAPPAHVETGFNPLCGDEITLYLEIDGDQLADIRLTGQGCSISQSSASMMSTAVKGKNLAEARAIIRKFKAMMSIHELRLDGEGADEGETAAQTGPGQDGTGSAEPEVSLGDLEALQGVVKFPVRIKCATLSWNTLTQALDQLTPANG, encoded by the coding sequence ATGTCCGGTCTTGAAGACCTTTACAGAGAGATCATCCTCGACCACTACCGGAACCCCCGGAACCGTGGCGAGCTCCCCGCGCCGCCGGCGCACGTCGAGACCGGCTTCAATCCGCTGTGCGGTGACGAGATAACCCTTTACCTCGAGATCGACGGCGACCAGCTCGCTGACATCAGGCTCACCGGCCAGGGATGTTCCATCAGCCAATCGTCGGCGTCGATGATGTCGACAGCGGTCAAGGGAAAGAACCTCGCCGAGGCCCGCGCGATCATCCGGAAGTTCAAGGCGATGATGTCGATCCACGAGCTGCGACTCGACGGCGAAGGCGCAGACGAAGGAGAGACCGCTGCGCAAACTGGACCTGGACAGGATGGGACAGGCAGCGCAGAACCCGAGGTGTCGCTCGGGGATCTCGAGGCGTTGCAGGGCGTGGTGAAGTTCCCGGTGCGGATCAAGTGCGCCACCTTGTCGTGGAACACCCTGACGCAGGCGCTCGACCAACTGACGCCGGCGAACGGCTAG
- a CDS encoding FAD-dependent oxidoreductase, which translates to MPRAVVVGASLAGLRAAEGLRRGGHDGPLTIVGAERHRPYDRPPLSKQVLTGKVEPEATALHEAGELEAEWVLGTEATNLDTDKRVILLAGGEELPYDQLVIATGARPRMLRGFEPGPGVHYLRTIDDAIRLRDELSEASSLAVIGAGFIGLEVAASASQRGLDVTVLEALPIPLDRAIGETMGSQLADLHRRRGIDLRTDVIVEGRVGNGRIEGLRLSGGEIVPADAVVVGIGVAPETSWLEDSNVDLNDGVLCDERLRVLSGGRPLPGVVAAGDVARWPHPGWSRLARVEHWTNAVEQGEAAARTLLEGGAAPAFAPVPYFWSDQFGLKIQFVGETVPGDEVALIEGSFEEERFLVAYGRAGRLVAALGIRRPARVMAMQRLIGERAPFPPEPG; encoded by the coding sequence ATGCCAAGGGCCGTCGTCGTGGGCGCCTCGCTCGCCGGCCTCCGTGCCGCCGAGGGGCTGCGCAGAGGGGGACACGACGGCCCCTTGACGATCGTCGGCGCGGAGCGTCACCGCCCGTACGACCGCCCTCCGCTCTCCAAGCAGGTACTAACGGGAAAGGTCGAGCCGGAAGCCACAGCTCTGCACGAGGCCGGCGAGCTCGAGGCGGAGTGGGTGCTCGGAACCGAGGCAACCAACCTCGACACGGACAAAAGGGTCATCCTGCTCGCTGGGGGCGAGGAACTTCCTTATGACCAGCTCGTCATCGCTACTGGCGCTCGCCCGCGAATGCTCCGTGGTTTCGAGCCCGGCCCGGGTGTGCACTACCTGAGGACCATCGACGATGCGATCCGGCTCCGGGACGAGTTGTCCGAGGCGTCGAGCCTCGCGGTGATCGGCGCAGGCTTCATCGGGCTCGAGGTTGCGGCCAGCGCCTCGCAACGAGGTCTCGACGTGACCGTCCTCGAGGCGTTGCCCATCCCGCTCGACCGGGCGATCGGCGAAACGATGGGATCCCAGCTCGCCGACCTGCACCGGCGGCGAGGCATCGACCTGCGAACCGACGTGATCGTCGAGGGCCGGGTCGGGAACGGGAGGATCGAGGGTTTGCGCCTTTCCGGCGGCGAGATTGTGCCGGCGGACGCCGTCGTGGTCGGGATCGGGGTAGCGCCCGAGACGTCATGGCTCGAGGACTCGAACGTGGACCTGAACGACGGCGTCCTCTGCGACGAACGCCTCCGTGTCCTCTCGGGCGGGCGTCCCCTGCCGGGGGTGGTGGCGGCCGGAGACGTTGCCCGATGGCCGCATCCGGGCTGGTCGCGCCTGGCCCGCGTCGAGCATTGGACCAACGCGGTCGAACAAGGCGAGGCGGCGGCCAGGACCCTGCTCGAGGGCGGGGCGGCGCCGGCGTTCGCCCCGGTTCCCTACTTCTGGTCAGACCAGTTCGGGCTCAAGATCCAGTTCGTCGGCGAGACGGTTCCGGGGGACGAGGTTGCCCTCATCGAAGGCAGCTTCGAAGAGGAGCGCTTTCTGGTCGCCTACGGAAGAGCAGGCCGCCTCGTGGCGGCGCTGGGAATTCGCCGGCCCGCCCGGGTCATGGCGATGCAAAGGCTTATCGGCGAGCGGGCGCCGTTTCCTCCAGAGCCGGGCTAG
- a CDS encoding DUF3039 domain-containing protein — MSDVTVSPVRQDPALDGDHERMAHIVLEGFKPDEGDFVSAGPSVVEGLVNGTAVKALCGKIWVPSRDPKRYPLCPTCKEIAEAMGWKVPAS; from the coding sequence ATGAGCGACGTCACCGTTTCACCGGTGCGCCAGGATCCGGCGCTGGACGGCGATCACGAACGGATGGCCCACATCGTCCTCGAGGGGTTCAAGCCGGACGAGGGCGATTTCGTCTCGGCGGGACCTTCGGTCGTCGAAGGCCTGGTCAACGGCACCGCGGTGAAGGCCCTGTGCGGGAAGATCTGGGTTCCCTCTCGAGACCCGAAGCGCTACCCCCTGTGCCCGACCTGCAAGGAGATCGCCGAGGCGATGGGCTGGAAGGTCCCGGCGAGCTAG
- a CDS encoding acetyl-CoA C-acetyltransferase, whose translation MPEAVIVATARSPIGRAFKGSLVSLRPDDMAAQIVKAVLDKVPQLNPVDVEDLLLGNAQPAGEAGYNMARVVALLAGLQTVPGTTVNRYCSSSLQTIRMAAHAIRAGEGDVFISAGVEAVSRFGQGMSDGHPDTHNPLFRDAEERSASRSLGGGGTWKPGDGLPDIYIAMGQTAENVREQEGVTRREMDEFATLSQNRAVASQENGFFEREISALTLADGTEVTKDDGPRAGTTVEKLAELKPAFRPDGEVTAGNSCPLNDGAAAVVVMSDAKARALGITPLARVVASGVTALDPEIMGLGPVDACRQTLKRAGMTVDDVDLVEINEAFAAQVVPSARQLNIDWDKLNVHGGAIALGHPFGMTGARIMSTLINGLQTADKSIGLESMCVGGGQGMAMIVERLS comes from the coding sequence ATGCCCGAAGCCGTGATCGTCGCAACCGCCCGCAGCCCGATTGGGCGCGCGTTCAAGGGATCCCTGGTCAGCCTCCGACCCGACGACATGGCTGCGCAGATCGTGAAAGCGGTCCTCGACAAGGTGCCGCAGTTGAACCCCGTTGACGTCGAGGATCTTCTACTAGGAAACGCGCAACCCGCCGGCGAGGCCGGTTACAACATGGCGCGCGTCGTCGCGCTTCTGGCCGGGCTGCAAACCGTGCCGGGAACAACCGTCAACAGGTACTGCTCGTCTTCGCTCCAAACGATCCGCATGGCAGCGCACGCGATCCGGGCGGGAGAGGGTGATGTTTTCATCTCCGCGGGAGTCGAGGCGGTTAGTCGATTTGGTCAGGGCATGTCGGATGGCCATCCCGATACGCACAATCCGTTGTTCCGCGACGCTGAGGAGAGAAGCGCGAGTCGCTCGCTAGGTGGCGGAGGAACTTGGAAGCCGGGTGACGGCTTACCTGATATCTACATCGCGATGGGACAGACAGCGGAGAACGTTCGCGAACAGGAAGGCGTTACCAGACGCGAAATGGACGAGTTCGCGACGCTGTCGCAGAACCGAGCAGTTGCTTCGCAAGAGAACGGCTTCTTCGAGCGGGAGATCAGTGCGCTTACGTTGGCCGACGGAACCGAAGTAACCAAGGACGACGGGCCTCGCGCCGGCACGACTGTTGAGAAACTCGCGGAACTGAAACCGGCTTTCCGTCCCGACGGCGAAGTGACTGCAGGAAACAGCTGCCCTTTGAATGACGGAGCAGCAGCTGTTGTCGTCATGAGCGACGCGAAAGCCCGAGCGCTTGGTATCACACCTCTCGCGCGCGTCGTTGCTTCAGGTGTCACTGCGCTCGATCCTGAGATCATGGGCCTCGGTCCCGTCGACGCATGCCGGCAAACCCTGAAACGCGCGGGGATGACCGTCGACGACGTGGATCTCGTTGAGATCAACGAAGCGTTCGCCGCGCAGGTCGTGCCATCGGCGCGACAGCTCAATATCGATTGGGACAAGTTGAACGTTCACGGAGGCGCGATCGCGTTGGGGCATCCGTTCGGGATGACCGGCGCGAGGATCATGTCGACGCTGATCAACGGGCTTCAAACCGCGGACAAATCCATCGGTCTCGAGTCGATGTGCGTCGGCGGAGGGCAGGGTATGGCGATGATCGTCGAACGCCTTAGCTGA
- a CDS encoding NlpC/P60 family protein → MVAASTSGLVASHASADQVTDLKAKAAALASRINALGLQQDALAEQYDAAQLRADAIQQQVAHAAQQVAAAEASANKARDALKQDAVLAYVHGGNSPLASGRSAMSTANESLLRAEYVNSLAANQHDAIDQFRLAALQEQAAKAQLQQEQAAAQAQLVQVNQDRQAAASLAAQLQATESQVNGQVATIIAQQEAAARALAAQQAQARLAAQQAAARARTVSVVLGGNPPPVGHGASGAVAAAESRVGDWYQWGAAGPNTFDCSGLIMWSYAQVGVSLPHFSGGQYADTTHIPMSDLQPGDLVFPSDPGEHVAMYIGNGEIVEAPYTGAQVHIIPMSSWFVNASRVEG, encoded by the coding sequence ATGGTTGCGGCTTCGACCTCGGGTCTCGTGGCTTCTCATGCGTCGGCGGATCAGGTGACGGACCTCAAGGCCAAGGCCGCTGCGCTTGCGTCCCGAATCAACGCGCTTGGACTTCAGCAGGACGCTCTCGCGGAGCAGTACGACGCCGCGCAGCTTCGTGCCGATGCCATACAGCAGCAGGTGGCCCACGCCGCCCAGCAGGTAGCAGCTGCGGAGGCCAGCGCCAACAAAGCGAGGGACGCGCTCAAGCAGGACGCTGTGCTCGCCTACGTACATGGAGGCAACAGCCCCCTCGCTTCCGGCCGAAGCGCTATGTCGACGGCGAACGAGAGCCTGCTGCGGGCTGAGTACGTCAACAGCCTCGCCGCCAACCAGCACGACGCGATCGACCAGTTCCGCCTAGCCGCCCTGCAAGAGCAGGCTGCGAAGGCTCAGCTCCAGCAGGAGCAGGCGGCCGCGCAGGCCCAGCTGGTCCAGGTCAACCAGGACCGGCAGGCAGCCGCATCGCTGGCCGCCCAGCTGCAGGCAACCGAGAGCCAGGTGAACGGCCAGGTCGCCACCATCATCGCCCAGCAGGAAGCCGCCGCACGGGCCCTGGCCGCTCAGCAGGCGCAGGCTCGCCTAGCTGCCCAACAGGCGGCGGCACGGGCCCGGACGGTCAGCGTGGTACTCGGCGGCAACCCGCCGCCGGTGGGGCATGGCGCATCGGGTGCTGTCGCCGCGGCCGAAAGCCGGGTCGGAGACTGGTACCAGTGGGGCGCCGCCGGCCCGAACACCTTCGACTGCTCCGGCCTGATCATGTGGTCCTACGCCCAGGTCGGGGTCTCCCTGCCCCACTTCAGCGGGGGCCAGTACGCCGACACGACCCACATCCCGATGTCCGACCTGCAGCCAGGTGACCTGGTGTTTCCTTCCGACCCGGGTGAGCACGTGGCGATGTACATCGGCAACGGCGAGATCGTCGAAGCGCCGTACACCGGCGCACAGGTGCACATCATCCCGATGAGCTCCTGGTTCGTCAACGCCAGCCGGGTCGAGGGCTAG
- a CDS encoding adenylate/guanylate cyclase domain-containing protein: MRVDRCFAFLDLCGFTAFTERYGDERTVLVLASFRTRVREVAARRGVRVTKWLGDGAMLSSGDTTSVVSMVVELAAMVPAEVPLQIRAGLAQGPVIMFEGDDYIGRPTNVAARMCDAAAPGQVLATREVACRAPRWISVGPVCSYQAQGFDRPLEASLLEIGISETMVTDPCCGLVLPSVAGLETRSGADGSVHRFCSTACALSWEQGNRDPAILARLD, from the coding sequence TTGCGCGTCGATCGCTGCTTCGCCTTTCTCGACCTGTGCGGCTTCACCGCGTTCACGGAGCGCTACGGCGACGAGCGGACTGTGCTCGTGCTGGCAAGCTTCCGGACCCGGGTGCGGGAGGTAGCCGCACGCCGGGGCGTGCGGGTCACCAAGTGGCTGGGAGACGGCGCCATGCTGAGCTCCGGTGACACGACATCGGTCGTGTCGATGGTGGTAGAGCTCGCCGCCATGGTCCCCGCCGAGGTCCCGCTTCAGATCCGAGCAGGGTTGGCGCAGGGGCCTGTCATCATGTTCGAAGGCGATGACTACATAGGTCGGCCGACGAACGTGGCGGCCCGGATGTGCGACGCGGCCGCCCCCGGACAGGTCCTTGCGACCAGGGAGGTCGCCTGCCGGGCGCCGAGGTGGATCTCGGTCGGCCCGGTGTGCTCCTACCAGGCACAGGGGTTCGACCGCCCGCTCGAAGCCAGCCTCCTGGAAATCGGTATCTCCGAGACGATGGTGACCGATCCCTGCTGCGGCCTGGTCCTTCCGTCCGTGGCAGGGCTGGAAACCCGCTCCGGGGCGGATGGGAGCGTCCACCGGTTCTGCTCCACCGCGTGTGCCCTCTCTTGGGAACAAGGCAACCGTGACCCCGCAATCCTGGCCCGGCTTGACTGA
- a CDS encoding PaaX family transcriptional regulator C-terminal domain-containing protein, with translation MDNDDLAGVLGLQPLTARSVILSVLLGTHPPRLPVKILVRTAELFGISEGTTRVALSRLTADGDVLAEDRDYRLTARLLDRQRQQDEGHHPVTRPWTGGWEVAIASPEVRSAGDRLALGSELATLRLAELRQGVWVRPDNLVRAWPADLSGRALRFDAAAGFEDPPARELAATLWDLEAWAGRAEQLIAALESVDDMAQRFMVATAMVRHFRDDPVLPPELLPSGWPGNALREAYAGYEAQLGELLRRERDRHG, from the coding sequence ATGGATAACGACGACCTGGCCGGCGTCCTGGGCCTTCAGCCGCTGACCGCCCGGTCGGTCATCCTGTCGGTCCTGCTCGGGACCCACCCGCCGCGGCTTCCGGTGAAGATCCTGGTCAGGACGGCTGAGCTGTTCGGCATCTCCGAGGGGACGACCCGGGTCGCCCTCTCGCGTCTGACCGCTGACGGCGACGTTCTCGCCGAGGACCGGGACTATCGGCTGACCGCCAGGCTCCTCGACCGCCAGAGACAGCAAGACGAGGGACACCACCCGGTGACCCGGCCCTGGACCGGCGGGTGGGAGGTTGCCATCGCCTCGCCCGAGGTACGCTCCGCCGGCGACCGGCTCGCGCTGGGGTCGGAGCTCGCCACCCTCCGGCTCGCCGAGCTGCGCCAGGGGGTTTGGGTCCGTCCCGACAACCTGGTCAGGGCCTGGCCCGCCGACCTGTCCGGCCGGGCGCTCCGATTCGATGCGGCAGCCGGGTTCGAGGACCCGCCGGCGCGCGAGTTAGCCGCGACGCTGTGGGATCTCGAGGCTTGGGCTGGGCGAGCCGAGCAGCTCATCGCCGCACTCGAGTCGGTGGACGACATGGCGCAGCGGTTCATGGTGGCCACGGCGATGGTCAGGCACTTCCGGGACGATCCGGTGCTGCCCCCGGAGCTCCTGCCCTCCGGGTGGCCTGGAAACGCCCTGCGGGAGGCGTACGCCGGCTATGAAGCACAGCTTGGGGAGCTGCTCCGCCGCGAACGCGACCGGCACGGATGA